A single genomic interval of Pan paniscus chromosome 18, NHGRI_mPanPan1-v2.0_pri, whole genome shotgun sequence harbors:
- the EXOC3L1 gene encoding exocyst complex component 3-like protein isoform X2 codes for MDSAAKDEMQPALSPGPEWPEQERAEQLARGAALKWASGIFYRPERLARLGQYRSREVQRTCSLESRLKSVVQSYLEGVQTGVWQLARAIEVVQGTREALSQARGLLQGMSQALQTLEPLRERVAQHKQLQALSHLLPRLRAVPAAVSHTQTLIDGQQFLEAYVSLRELEQLREDTWAPLGGLELPVFQGLDLLFEALGQAVEAAAGAAGKLAREDPALLVAAVRVAEVETGRTTPLGQVPRDWRQRCLRALQEGLERAHFGSPLLPAPGALPGWLEALRVALPVELATAEALVAPCCPPQYNVVQLWAHTLHSGLRRSLQNLLAGPELEAADAFTLLHWALHVYLGQEMMGSLELGPEADVSQLEPLLTLENIEQLEATFVANIQASVSQWLQNALDGEVAEWGREQGPNTDPSGSYYSPMPAIVLQILEENIRVASLVSESLQQRVHGMALSELGIFLRSFSDALIRFSRDHFRGKSMAPHYVPYLLAALNHKSALSSSVSVLQLDGAPSGALAPVEAALDELQRRIYRLVLETLQAELQPLFADLPSRQWLSSPELLESVCERTGRFCRDFWRVRNPTVQLLLAEAERAVVLQYLSALMQGRLVCRGADERTQAAERLRHDAAQLQQLFLSLGLEENAHCAPVLLALRELLNLRDPALLGLEVAGLRQQFPDVRCGLGAKREEKPEGGEDGADAPPWCPCSEDHVSALLGLRGDLSREQHLAALSSLQAALPPSPRASRRVLFSLVPAPALAPASCLPSGSCARALLLAE; via the exons ATGGACTCAGCAGCCAAGGATGAGATGCAGCCGGCGTTGTCCCCTG GACCTgagtggccagagcaggagcggGCAGAGCAGCTGGCCCGGGGTGCAGCGCTCAAGTGGGCCTCAGGCATCTTCTACCGGCCGGAGCGGCTGGCCAGGCTAGGCCAGTACCGCAGCCGCGAGGTGCAGCGTACCTGCTCCCTGGAATCGCGCCTCAAG TCAGTGGTGCAGTCATACCTGGAAGGCGTGCAGACTGGTGTGTGGCAGCTGGCCCGGGCCATTGAGGTGGTGCAGGGAACCcgggaggccctgagccaggcccgTGGGTTGCTCCAGGGCATGTCCCAGGCCTTACAGACTCTAGAGCCCCTACGGGAGCGGGTTGCCCAGCACAAGCAACTGCAGGCCCTGTCTCACTTGCTGCCTCGGCTGCGGGCAG TGCCGGCTGCAGTGTCCCACACACAGACTCTGATTGATGGCCAACAGTTCTTGGAGGCATATGTGAGCCTTcgggagctggagcagctgcGAGAGGATACGTGGGCACCCCTGGGGGGCCTGGAGTTGCCAGTCTTCCAGGGGCTGGACCTTCTGTTCGAGGCACTGGGCCAGGCTGTGGAAGCAGCTGCAGGGGCCGCGGGGAAGCTGGCACGGGAGGACCCAGCCCTGCTGGTGGCTGCTGTGCGTGTGGCGGAGGTGGAGACTGGACGAACAACCCCCCTGGGCCAGGTCCCCCGGGACTGGCGTCAGCGCTGTCTGAGGGCACTACAGGAGGGCCTGGAGCGGGCCCACTTTGGGTCACCTCTGCTGCCTGCACCAGGGGCCCTACCAGGGTGGCTGGAGGCTCTGCGAGTGGCCCTGCCAGTCGAGTTGGCCACAGCTGAGGCACTAGTAGCGCCTTGCTGCCCGCCACAGTACAACGTGGTCCAGCTATGGGCCCACACGCTGCATAGTGGTTTGCGCCGCAGCCTGCAGAACCTCCTTGCTGGGCCTGAGCTAGAAGCTGCGGATGCCTTCACCTTGCTGCACTGGGCACTGCATGTGTACCTGGG GCAGGAAATGATGGGGAGCCTGGAGTTGGGGCCTGAGGCTGATGTGTCCCAGCTGGAGCCCCTTCTGACCTTGGAGAACATTGAGCAGCTGGAGGCAACATTTGTGGCCAACATCCAG GCAAGTGTGTCTCAGTGGCTGCAGAATGCACTGGATGGGGAGGTAGCTGAGTGGGGCCGGGAGCAGGGGCCCAACACAGACCCGTCTGGCTCCTATTACTCACCAATGCCAGCCATTGTGCTGCAG ATCCTGGAAGAGAACATTCGTGTGGCCAGCCTGGTCAGTGAGTCACTGCAACAGCGAGTGCATGGCATGGCACTGTCAGAACTGGGCATATTCTTGAGGAG CTTCAGTGATGCTCTGATCCGATTCTCCCGAGACCACTTCAGGGGGAAATCAATGGCCCCTCATTACGTGCCCTACCTACTGGCCGCCCTCAACCACAAGTCAGCACTCAG CTCCTCAGTGTCTGTCCTGCAGCTGGACGGGGCGCCTTCAGGGGCCTTGGCTCCAGTGGAAGCTGCGCTGGACGAGTTGCAGAGGAGGATCTACCGCTTGGTGTTGGAGACGCTGCAGGCGGAGCTCCAG CCCCTGTTCGCGGATCTGCCCTCGCGCCAATGGCTGTCGAGCCCCGAGCTCCTGGAAAGTGTGTGTGAACGGACGGGGCGCTTCTGCCGGGACTTCTGGCGCGTGCGGAACCCCACGGTTCAG CTGCTGCTGGCTGAGGCCGAGCGTGCCGTGGTGCTCCAGTACCTGAGCGCGCTGATGCAAGGCCGCCTGGTGTGCCGCGGAGCCGACGAGAGGACACAGGCGGCCGAACGCCTGCGGCACGATGCTGCCCAGCTTCAGCAGCTTTTCCTCAGTTTG GGCCTGGAGGAGAACGCGCACTGCGCGCCGGTGCTGCTCGCCCTGAGGGAGCTGCTAAACCTCCGCGACCCCGCGCTGCTGGGCCTGGAGGTGGCTGGCCTGCGGCAACAATTTCCCGACGTGAGGTGCGGACTGGGGGCCAAAAGGGAAGAGAAGCCGGAGGGCGGGGAGGACGGGGCTGACGCGCCTCCTTGGTGCCCCTGCAGCGAGGACCACGTCTCCGCCCTCTTGGGCCTGCGCGGGGACTTGTCCCGGGAGCAGCACCTGGCCGCGCTCAGCTCCCTGCAGGCTGCGCTGCCGCCGTCGCCCCGCGCGAGCCGCCGCGTCCTCTTCAGCCTCGTGCCCGCGCCCGCGCTCGCGCCGGCCTCCTGCCTGCCCTCGGGGTCCTGCGCCCGAGCCCTGCTGCTCGCAGAATAA
- the EXOC3L1 gene encoding exocyst complex component 3-like protein isoform X4, with protein sequence MDSAAKDEMQPALSPGPEWPEQERAEQLARGAALKWASGIFYRPERLARLGQYRSREVQRTCSLESRLKSVVQSYLEGVQTGVWQLARAIEVVQGTREALSQARGLLQGMSQALQTLEPLRERVAQHKQLQALSHLLPRLRAVPAAVSHTQTLIDGQQFLEAYVSLRELEQLREDTWAPLGGLELPVFQGLDLLFEALGQAVEAAAGAAGKLAREDPALLVAAVRVAEVETGRTTPLGQVPRDWRQRCLRALQEGLERAHFGSPLLPAPGALPGWLEALRVALPVELATAEALVAPCCPPQYNVVQLWAHTLHSGLRRSLQNLLAGPELEAADAFTLLHWALHVYLGQEMMGSLELGPEADVSQLEPLLTLENIEQLEATFVANIQASVSQWLQNALDGEVAEWGREQGPNTDPSGSYYSPMPAIVLQILEENIRVASLVSESLQQRVHGMALSELGIFLRSFSDALIRFSRDHFRGKSMAPHYVPYLLAALNHKSALSSSVSVLQLDGAPSGALAPVEAALDELQRRIYRLVLETLQAELQPLFADLPSRQWLSSPELLESVCERTGRFCRDFWRVRNPTVQLLLAEAERAVVLQYLSALMQGRLVCRGADERTQAAERLRHDAAQLQQLFLSLRGPRLRPLGPARGLVPGAAPGRAQLPAGCAAAVAPREPPRPLQPRARARARAGLLPALGVLRPSPAARRINHGCRTPESVCVGEGGME encoded by the exons ATGGACTCAGCAGCCAAGGATGAGATGCAGCCGGCGTTGTCCCCTG GACCTgagtggccagagcaggagcggGCAGAGCAGCTGGCCCGGGGTGCAGCGCTCAAGTGGGCCTCAGGCATCTTCTACCGGCCGGAGCGGCTGGCCAGGCTAGGCCAGTACCGCAGCCGCGAGGTGCAGCGTACCTGCTCCCTGGAATCGCGCCTCAAG TCAGTGGTGCAGTCATACCTGGAAGGCGTGCAGACTGGTGTGTGGCAGCTGGCCCGGGCCATTGAGGTGGTGCAGGGAACCcgggaggccctgagccaggcccgTGGGTTGCTCCAGGGCATGTCCCAGGCCTTACAGACTCTAGAGCCCCTACGGGAGCGGGTTGCCCAGCACAAGCAACTGCAGGCCCTGTCTCACTTGCTGCCTCGGCTGCGGGCAG TGCCGGCTGCAGTGTCCCACACACAGACTCTGATTGATGGCCAACAGTTCTTGGAGGCATATGTGAGCCTTcgggagctggagcagctgcGAGAGGATACGTGGGCACCCCTGGGGGGCCTGGAGTTGCCAGTCTTCCAGGGGCTGGACCTTCTGTTCGAGGCACTGGGCCAGGCTGTGGAAGCAGCTGCAGGGGCCGCGGGGAAGCTGGCACGGGAGGACCCAGCCCTGCTGGTGGCTGCTGTGCGTGTGGCGGAGGTGGAGACTGGACGAACAACCCCCCTGGGCCAGGTCCCCCGGGACTGGCGTCAGCGCTGTCTGAGGGCACTACAGGAGGGCCTGGAGCGGGCCCACTTTGGGTCACCTCTGCTGCCTGCACCAGGGGCCCTACCAGGGTGGCTGGAGGCTCTGCGAGTGGCCCTGCCAGTCGAGTTGGCCACAGCTGAGGCACTAGTAGCGCCTTGCTGCCCGCCACAGTACAACGTGGTCCAGCTATGGGCCCACACGCTGCATAGTGGTTTGCGCCGCAGCCTGCAGAACCTCCTTGCTGGGCCTGAGCTAGAAGCTGCGGATGCCTTCACCTTGCTGCACTGGGCACTGCATGTGTACCTGGG GCAGGAAATGATGGGGAGCCTGGAGTTGGGGCCTGAGGCTGATGTGTCCCAGCTGGAGCCCCTTCTGACCTTGGAGAACATTGAGCAGCTGGAGGCAACATTTGTGGCCAACATCCAG GCAAGTGTGTCTCAGTGGCTGCAGAATGCACTGGATGGGGAGGTAGCTGAGTGGGGCCGGGAGCAGGGGCCCAACACAGACCCGTCTGGCTCCTATTACTCACCAATGCCAGCCATTGTGCTGCAG ATCCTGGAAGAGAACATTCGTGTGGCCAGCCTGGTCAGTGAGTCACTGCAACAGCGAGTGCATGGCATGGCACTGTCAGAACTGGGCATATTCTTGAGGAG CTTCAGTGATGCTCTGATCCGATTCTCCCGAGACCACTTCAGGGGGAAATCAATGGCCCCTCATTACGTGCCCTACCTACTGGCCGCCCTCAACCACAAGTCAGCACTCAG CTCCTCAGTGTCTGTCCTGCAGCTGGACGGGGCGCCTTCAGGGGCCTTGGCTCCAGTGGAAGCTGCGCTGGACGAGTTGCAGAGGAGGATCTACCGCTTGGTGTTGGAGACGCTGCAGGCGGAGCTCCAG CCCCTGTTCGCGGATCTGCCCTCGCGCCAATGGCTGTCGAGCCCCGAGCTCCTGGAAAGTGTGTGTGAACGGACGGGGCGCTTCTGCCGGGACTTCTGGCGCGTGCGGAACCCCACGGTTCAG CTGCTGCTGGCTGAGGCCGAGCGTGCCGTGGTGCTCCAGTACCTGAGCGCGCTGATGCAAGGCCGCCTGGTGTGCCGCGGAGCCGACGAGAGGACACAGGCGGCCGAACGCCTGCGGCACGATGCTGCCCAGCTTCAGCAGCTTTTCCTCAGTTTG CGAGGACCACGTCTCCGCCCTCTTGGGCCTGCGCGGGGACTTGTCCCGGGAGCAGCACCTGGCCGCGCTCAGCTCCCTGCAGGCTGCGCTGCCGCCGTCGCCCCGCGCGAGCCGCCGCGTCCTCTTCAGCCTCGTGCCCGCGCCCGCGCTCGCGCCGGCCTCCTGCCTGCCCTCGGGGTCCTGCGCCCGAGCCCTGCTGCTCGCAGAATAAACCACGGCTGCCGGACGCCTGagtctgtgtgtgttggggaaggTGGGATGGAATAA
- the EXOC3L1 gene encoding exocyst complex component 3-like protein isoform X3, with protein MDSAAKDEMQPALSPGPEWPEQERAEQLARGAALKWASGIFYRPERLARLGQYRSREVQRTCSLESRLKSVVQSYLEGVQTGVWQLARAIEVVQGTREALSQARGLLQGMSQALQTLEPLRERVAQHKQLQALSHLLPRLRAVPAAVSHTQTLIDGQQFLEAYVSLRELEQLREDTWAPLGGLELPVFQGLDLLFEALGQAVEAAAGAAGKLAREDPALLVAAVRVAEVETGRTTPLGQVPRDWRQRCLRALQEGLERAHFGSPLLPAPGALPGWLEALRVALPVELATAEALVAPCCPPQYNVVQLWAHTLHSGLRRSLQNLLAGPELEAADAFTLLHWALHVYLGQEMMGSLELGPEADVSQLEPLLTLENIEQLEATFVANIQASVSQWLQNALDGEVAEWGREQGPNTDPSGSYYSPMPAIVLQILEENIRVASLVSESLQQRVHGMALSELGIFLRSFSDALIRFSRDHFRGKSMAPHYVPYLLAALNHKSALSSSVSVLQLDGAPSGALAPVEAALDELQRRIYRLVLETLQAELQPLFADLPSRQWLSSPELLESVCERTGRFCRDFWRVRNPTVQLLLAEAERAVVLQYLSALMQGRLVCRGADERTQAAERLRHDAAQLQQLFLSLGLEENAHCAPVLLALRELLNLRDPALLGLEVAGLRQQFPDVSEDHVSALLGLRGDLSREQHLAALSSLQAALPPSPRASRRVLFSLVPAPALAPASCLPSGSCARALLLAE; from the exons ATGGACTCAGCAGCCAAGGATGAGATGCAGCCGGCGTTGTCCCCTG GACCTgagtggccagagcaggagcggGCAGAGCAGCTGGCCCGGGGTGCAGCGCTCAAGTGGGCCTCAGGCATCTTCTACCGGCCGGAGCGGCTGGCCAGGCTAGGCCAGTACCGCAGCCGCGAGGTGCAGCGTACCTGCTCCCTGGAATCGCGCCTCAAG TCAGTGGTGCAGTCATACCTGGAAGGCGTGCAGACTGGTGTGTGGCAGCTGGCCCGGGCCATTGAGGTGGTGCAGGGAACCcgggaggccctgagccaggcccgTGGGTTGCTCCAGGGCATGTCCCAGGCCTTACAGACTCTAGAGCCCCTACGGGAGCGGGTTGCCCAGCACAAGCAACTGCAGGCCCTGTCTCACTTGCTGCCTCGGCTGCGGGCAG TGCCGGCTGCAGTGTCCCACACACAGACTCTGATTGATGGCCAACAGTTCTTGGAGGCATATGTGAGCCTTcgggagctggagcagctgcGAGAGGATACGTGGGCACCCCTGGGGGGCCTGGAGTTGCCAGTCTTCCAGGGGCTGGACCTTCTGTTCGAGGCACTGGGCCAGGCTGTGGAAGCAGCTGCAGGGGCCGCGGGGAAGCTGGCACGGGAGGACCCAGCCCTGCTGGTGGCTGCTGTGCGTGTGGCGGAGGTGGAGACTGGACGAACAACCCCCCTGGGCCAGGTCCCCCGGGACTGGCGTCAGCGCTGTCTGAGGGCACTACAGGAGGGCCTGGAGCGGGCCCACTTTGGGTCACCTCTGCTGCCTGCACCAGGGGCCCTACCAGGGTGGCTGGAGGCTCTGCGAGTGGCCCTGCCAGTCGAGTTGGCCACAGCTGAGGCACTAGTAGCGCCTTGCTGCCCGCCACAGTACAACGTGGTCCAGCTATGGGCCCACACGCTGCATAGTGGTTTGCGCCGCAGCCTGCAGAACCTCCTTGCTGGGCCTGAGCTAGAAGCTGCGGATGCCTTCACCTTGCTGCACTGGGCACTGCATGTGTACCTGGG GCAGGAAATGATGGGGAGCCTGGAGTTGGGGCCTGAGGCTGATGTGTCCCAGCTGGAGCCCCTTCTGACCTTGGAGAACATTGAGCAGCTGGAGGCAACATTTGTGGCCAACATCCAG GCAAGTGTGTCTCAGTGGCTGCAGAATGCACTGGATGGGGAGGTAGCTGAGTGGGGCCGGGAGCAGGGGCCCAACACAGACCCGTCTGGCTCCTATTACTCACCAATGCCAGCCATTGTGCTGCAG ATCCTGGAAGAGAACATTCGTGTGGCCAGCCTGGTCAGTGAGTCACTGCAACAGCGAGTGCATGGCATGGCACTGTCAGAACTGGGCATATTCTTGAGGAG CTTCAGTGATGCTCTGATCCGATTCTCCCGAGACCACTTCAGGGGGAAATCAATGGCCCCTCATTACGTGCCCTACCTACTGGCCGCCCTCAACCACAAGTCAGCACTCAG CTCCTCAGTGTCTGTCCTGCAGCTGGACGGGGCGCCTTCAGGGGCCTTGGCTCCAGTGGAAGCTGCGCTGGACGAGTTGCAGAGGAGGATCTACCGCTTGGTGTTGGAGACGCTGCAGGCGGAGCTCCAG CCCCTGTTCGCGGATCTGCCCTCGCGCCAATGGCTGTCGAGCCCCGAGCTCCTGGAAAGTGTGTGTGAACGGACGGGGCGCTTCTGCCGGGACTTCTGGCGCGTGCGGAACCCCACGGTTCAG CTGCTGCTGGCTGAGGCCGAGCGTGCCGTGGTGCTCCAGTACCTGAGCGCGCTGATGCAAGGCCGCCTGGTGTGCCGCGGAGCCGACGAGAGGACACAGGCGGCCGAACGCCTGCGGCACGATGCTGCCCAGCTTCAGCAGCTTTTCCTCAGTTTG GGCCTGGAGGAGAACGCGCACTGCGCGCCGGTGCTGCTCGCCCTGAGGGAGCTGCTAAACCTCCGCGACCCCGCGCTGCTGGGCCTGGAGGTGGCTGGCCTGCGGCAACAATTTCCCGACGTGAG CGAGGACCACGTCTCCGCCCTCTTGGGCCTGCGCGGGGACTTGTCCCGGGAGCAGCACCTGGCCGCGCTCAGCTCCCTGCAGGCTGCGCTGCCGCCGTCGCCCCGCGCGAGCCGCCGCGTCCTCTTCAGCCTCGTGCCCGCGCCCGCGCTCGCGCCGGCCTCCTGCCTGCCCTCGGGGTCCTGCGCCCGAGCCCTGCTGCTCGCAGAATAA
- the EXOC3L1 gene encoding exocyst complex component 3-like protein isoform X1, producing the protein MDSAAKDEMQPALSPGPEWPEQERAEQLARGAALKWASGIFYRPERLARLGQYRSREVQRTCSLESRLKSVVQSYLEGVQTGVWQLARAIEVVQGTREALSQARGLLQGMSQALQTLEPLRERVAQHKQLQALSHLLPRLRAVPAAVSHTQTLIDGQQFLEAYVSLRELEQLREDTWAPLGGLELPVFQGLDLLFEALGQAVEAAAGAAGKLAREDPALLVAAVRVAEVETGRTTPLGQVPRDWRQRCLRALQEGLERAHFGSPLLPAPGALPGWLEALRVALPVELATAEALVAPCCPPQYNVVQLWAHTLHSGLRRSLQNLLAGPELEAADAFTLLHWALHVYLGQEMMGSLELGPEADVSQLEPLLTLENIEQLEATFVANIQASVSQWLQNALDGEVAEWGREQGPNTDPSGSYYSPMPAIVLQILEENIRVASLVSESLQQRVHGMALSELGIFLRSFSDALIRFSRDHFRGKSMAPHYVPYLLAALNHKSALSSSVSVLQLDGAPSGALAPVEAALDELQRRIYRLVLETLQAELQPLFADLPSRQWLSSPELLESVCERTGRFCRDFWRVRNPTVQLLLAEAERAVVLQYLSALMQGRLVCRGADERTQAAERLRHDAAQLQQLFLSLVRASWAGRRARVSVAGWERGLARDPTPTCSGPGGERALRAGAARPEGAAKPPRPRAAGPGGGWPAATISRRERGPRLRPLGPARGLVPGAAPGRAQLPAGCAAAVAPREPPRPLQPRARARARAGLLPALGVLRPSPAARRINHGCRTPESVCVGEGGME; encoded by the exons ATGGACTCAGCAGCCAAGGATGAGATGCAGCCGGCGTTGTCCCCTG GACCTgagtggccagagcaggagcggGCAGAGCAGCTGGCCCGGGGTGCAGCGCTCAAGTGGGCCTCAGGCATCTTCTACCGGCCGGAGCGGCTGGCCAGGCTAGGCCAGTACCGCAGCCGCGAGGTGCAGCGTACCTGCTCCCTGGAATCGCGCCTCAAG TCAGTGGTGCAGTCATACCTGGAAGGCGTGCAGACTGGTGTGTGGCAGCTGGCCCGGGCCATTGAGGTGGTGCAGGGAACCcgggaggccctgagccaggcccgTGGGTTGCTCCAGGGCATGTCCCAGGCCTTACAGACTCTAGAGCCCCTACGGGAGCGGGTTGCCCAGCACAAGCAACTGCAGGCCCTGTCTCACTTGCTGCCTCGGCTGCGGGCAG TGCCGGCTGCAGTGTCCCACACACAGACTCTGATTGATGGCCAACAGTTCTTGGAGGCATATGTGAGCCTTcgggagctggagcagctgcGAGAGGATACGTGGGCACCCCTGGGGGGCCTGGAGTTGCCAGTCTTCCAGGGGCTGGACCTTCTGTTCGAGGCACTGGGCCAGGCTGTGGAAGCAGCTGCAGGGGCCGCGGGGAAGCTGGCACGGGAGGACCCAGCCCTGCTGGTGGCTGCTGTGCGTGTGGCGGAGGTGGAGACTGGACGAACAACCCCCCTGGGCCAGGTCCCCCGGGACTGGCGTCAGCGCTGTCTGAGGGCACTACAGGAGGGCCTGGAGCGGGCCCACTTTGGGTCACCTCTGCTGCCTGCACCAGGGGCCCTACCAGGGTGGCTGGAGGCTCTGCGAGTGGCCCTGCCAGTCGAGTTGGCCACAGCTGAGGCACTAGTAGCGCCTTGCTGCCCGCCACAGTACAACGTGGTCCAGCTATGGGCCCACACGCTGCATAGTGGTTTGCGCCGCAGCCTGCAGAACCTCCTTGCTGGGCCTGAGCTAGAAGCTGCGGATGCCTTCACCTTGCTGCACTGGGCACTGCATGTGTACCTGGG GCAGGAAATGATGGGGAGCCTGGAGTTGGGGCCTGAGGCTGATGTGTCCCAGCTGGAGCCCCTTCTGACCTTGGAGAACATTGAGCAGCTGGAGGCAACATTTGTGGCCAACATCCAG GCAAGTGTGTCTCAGTGGCTGCAGAATGCACTGGATGGGGAGGTAGCTGAGTGGGGCCGGGAGCAGGGGCCCAACACAGACCCGTCTGGCTCCTATTACTCACCAATGCCAGCCATTGTGCTGCAG ATCCTGGAAGAGAACATTCGTGTGGCCAGCCTGGTCAGTGAGTCACTGCAACAGCGAGTGCATGGCATGGCACTGTCAGAACTGGGCATATTCTTGAGGAG CTTCAGTGATGCTCTGATCCGATTCTCCCGAGACCACTTCAGGGGGAAATCAATGGCCCCTCATTACGTGCCCTACCTACTGGCCGCCCTCAACCACAAGTCAGCACTCAG CTCCTCAGTGTCTGTCCTGCAGCTGGACGGGGCGCCTTCAGGGGCCTTGGCTCCAGTGGAAGCTGCGCTGGACGAGTTGCAGAGGAGGATCTACCGCTTGGTGTTGGAGACGCTGCAGGCGGAGCTCCAG CCCCTGTTCGCGGATCTGCCCTCGCGCCAATGGCTGTCGAGCCCCGAGCTCCTGGAAAGTGTGTGTGAACGGACGGGGCGCTTCTGCCGGGACTTCTGGCGCGTGCGGAACCCCACGGTTCAG CTGCTGCTGGCTGAGGCCGAGCGTGCCGTGGTGCTCCAGTACCTGAGCGCGCTGATGCAAGGCCGCCTGGTGTGCCGCGGAGCCGACGAGAGGACACAGGCGGCCGAACGCCTGCGGCACGATGCTGCCCAGCTTCAGCAGCTTTTCCTCAGTTTGGTGAGAGCTTCTTGGGCGGGCAGACGGGCGAGAGTCTCAGTGGCTGGGTGGGAGAGAGGGCTGGCGCGAGACCCTACCCCGACGTGCTCAGGGCCTGGAGGAGAACGCGCACTGCGCGCCGGTGCTGCTCGCCCTGAGGGAGCTGCTAAACCTCCGCGACCCCGCGCTGCTGGGCCTGGAGGTGGCTGGCCTGCGGCAACAATTTCCCGACGTGAG CGAGGACCACGTCTCCGCCCTCTTGGGCCTGCGCGGGGACTTGTCCCGGGAGCAGCACCTGGCCGCGCTCAGCTCCCTGCAGGCTGCGCTGCCGCCGTCGCCCCGCGCGAGCCGCCGCGTCCTCTTCAGCCTCGTGCCCGCGCCCGCGCTCGCGCCGGCCTCCTGCCTGCCCTCGGGGTCCTGCGCCCGAGCCCTGCTGCTCGCAGAATAAACCACGGCTGCCGGACGCCTGagtctgtgtgtgttggggaaggTGGGATGGAATAA